A genome region from Solirubrobacter pauli includes the following:
- a CDS encoding TerC family protein: MFAASSAPELNLDINLATWGILAGVIVVMAVFDLVIYARGHVPSVRENTIWSVGWIAVALIFGAVFWAWQGGEAGSQFYAGYLLERSLSLDNIFVFAVILSYFAVPGQHAQAKVLAWGIILALLLRLVFIILGAALLDAFHITFYFFGALLLYTAWKLARHDDAEVEPEHNPALKFIRSRVKMTDEYDGEKVWTRVNGKRIATPLLAVFVVIATTDIIFAVDSIPAIFAVTQEPFIVFAANAFALIGLRALYFLLVGLMDKFIYLTQGLSFILAFIGVKMLLVDIWHVPIWLSLSVIVVTLALTALLSMRADRKKSASAA, encoded by the coding sequence GTGTTTGCCGCCAGTAGCGCTCCTGAACTGAACCTGGACATCAACCTCGCCACGTGGGGGATCCTCGCGGGCGTGATCGTCGTGATGGCGGTCTTCGACCTCGTGATCTACGCCCGCGGGCACGTCCCGAGCGTGCGTGAGAACACGATCTGGTCGGTCGGCTGGATCGCGGTCGCGCTGATCTTCGGCGCGGTGTTCTGGGCCTGGCAGGGCGGCGAGGCCGGCTCGCAGTTCTACGCCGGCTACCTGCTCGAGCGCTCGCTGTCGCTGGACAACATCTTCGTGTTCGCGGTGATCCTGTCCTACTTCGCGGTACCCGGACAGCACGCGCAGGCGAAGGTGCTCGCCTGGGGCATCATCCTCGCGCTGCTGCTGCGCCTGGTGTTCATCATCCTCGGCGCCGCGCTGCTGGACGCGTTCCACATCACGTTCTACTTCTTCGGCGCGCTGCTGCTCTACACCGCCTGGAAGCTCGCCCGCCACGACGACGCGGAGGTCGAGCCCGAGCACAACCCGGCGCTCAAGTTCATCCGCTCCCGCGTGAAGATGACCGACGAGTACGACGGCGAGAAGGTCTGGACGCGCGTCAACGGCAAGCGGATCGCGACGCCGCTGCTGGCCGTCTTCGTCGTGATCGCGACGACCGACATCATCTTCGCGGTCGACTCGATCCCGGCGATCTTCGCGGTCACGCAGGAGCCGTTCATCGTCTTCGCCGCGAACGCCTTCGCGCTGATCGGCCTGCGCGCGCTCTACTTCCTGCTCGTCGGCCTGATGGACAAGTTCATCTACCTGACCCAGGGCCTGTCGTTCATCCTCGCGTTCATCGGCGTGAAGATGCTCCTGGTGGACATCTGGCACGTGCCGATCTGGCTGTCGCTGTCGGTGATCGTCGTGACGCTCGCGCTCACCGCGCTGCTGTCGATGCGAGCCGACCGGAAGAAGAGCGCGTCGGCAGCGTGA
- a CDS encoding aminotransferase class I/II-fold pyridoxal phosphate-dependent enzyme: protein MRELPDVAPELRRFLREVQSAQGPRVTLDGRDVLLLCSNDYLGLAGDPRVAEAAGEAAARWGAGAGSSQLVSGHMSIHRELEERLAELKGYEACLLFGSGFLANTGVIAALATDGVVASDALNHASIIDGCRLARARTQVYAHGEIPSGADVIVTDAVFSMDGDTADLAALVETGARVIVDEAHATGVIGAEGRGLVHELGLQDHVITIGTLGKALGSYGAFVCCSREVADYLVNRARTLIYSTALPPPSIGAALKALDLMDAPLMARLHANARALRAALGVEVSAMPIVPLVVGDPDDAMAACAEALDEGVFVQAIRPPTVPDGTSRLRAVATAAHAPDELRHAGTTLREKTMSYRPHGREVVPTGGVRQHGR, encoded by the coding sequence ATGCGTGAGCTGCCCGACGTAGCGCCGGAGCTGCGCCGCTTCCTGCGCGAGGTGCAGTCGGCGCAGGGGCCGCGGGTGACGCTGGACGGCCGCGACGTGCTCCTGCTGTGCTCGAACGACTACCTCGGGCTGGCGGGTGACCCACGCGTGGCCGAAGCCGCGGGTGAGGCGGCGGCGCGCTGGGGCGCGGGCGCCGGCTCGTCCCAGCTCGTGAGCGGCCACATGAGCATCCACCGCGAGCTCGAGGAGCGGCTGGCCGAGCTCAAGGGCTACGAGGCGTGCCTGCTGTTCGGCTCCGGCTTCCTGGCCAACACGGGCGTGATCGCGGCGCTGGCGACCGACGGCGTGGTCGCGTCCGACGCGCTCAACCACGCCTCGATCATCGACGGCTGCCGGCTCGCGCGAGCGCGCACGCAGGTGTACGCGCACGGCGAGATCCCCAGCGGCGCGGACGTGATCGTCACCGACGCCGTGTTCTCCATGGACGGTGACACCGCCGATCTTGCCGCCCTGGTCGAGACCGGCGCGCGCGTGATCGTCGACGAGGCGCACGCGACGGGCGTGATCGGCGCCGAGGGCCGTGGGCTCGTGCACGAGCTGGGCCTGCAGGACCACGTGATCACGATCGGGACGCTGGGCAAGGCGCTCGGCTCCTACGGCGCGTTCGTGTGCTGCTCGCGCGAGGTCGCCGACTATCTGGTCAACCGGGCGCGCACGCTGATCTACTCGACCGCGCTCCCGCCGCCCTCGATCGGGGCGGCGCTCAAGGCGCTCGACCTGATGGATGCGCCGCTCATGGCGCGGCTGCACGCGAACGCGCGGGCGCTGCGAGCCGCGCTGGGCGTCGAGGTGAGCGCCATGCCGATCGTGCCGCTCGTGGTCGGCGACCCCGACGACGCCATGGCCGCGTGCGCCGAGGCGCTGGACGAGGGCGTGTTCGTCCAGGCGATCCGCCCGCCGACGGTCCCCGACGGCACCTCGCGGCTGCGCGCGGTCGCCACCGCGGCGCACGCCCCGGACGAGCTACGTCACGCCGGAACCACACTTCGTGAGAAGACAATGAGCTATCGTCCCCATGGAAGGGAAGTAGTCCCGACGGGTGGCGTTCGTCAGCACGGCCGATAG